A region from the Kribbella shirazensis genome encodes:
- a CDS encoding polysaccharide lyase family 7 protein has protein sequence MKKAGVTAATAGLLVSALVGGAVWAGVLPSASGATSGEITPAAGAVEASTSDDNVAANVVDDDLGTRWSGKGDGAWLELDLGTATTVSAVKLAVYNGDERRNDFELQVSSGSSWKTVYDGTSSGSTTGLQTFDITDVTTTKIRYVGHGYIPEDDDDDRGVWNSVTEVQVWGAGPSHPPTTPPTTPPTNHPGGDVPAEVLDLKNWKVTLPTGGDEKPTEIKQPALATYTNDPLFKVMGNGVQFRAPVNGVTTSGSSYPRSELREMTANGTQNAAWSSTSGTHTLTVKEAFTKLPAGKPHVVGAQIHGGDDDVTVFRLEGSKLYVTDGDNPHHKLVTSSYTLGTPFEAKFVVSGGKVRAYYNGVLQTTLSKSLSGAYFKAGAYTQANCENSSPCSSSNYGEVQIYDLLVQHS, from the coding sequence ATGAAGAAGGCCGGTGTCACGGCCGCGACGGCGGGGCTGCTCGTCAGCGCGCTGGTCGGCGGTGCGGTGTGGGCAGGTGTGCTGCCGAGCGCGTCGGGAGCGACGAGCGGGGAGATCACCCCGGCGGCCGGGGCGGTCGAGGCGAGTACGAGCGACGACAACGTGGCCGCGAACGTGGTCGACGACGATCTCGGGACGCGCTGGTCCGGGAAGGGTGATGGAGCGTGGCTGGAACTGGATCTCGGCACCGCGACGACCGTGTCCGCGGTCAAGCTGGCCGTCTACAACGGAGACGAGCGGCGCAACGACTTCGAGCTCCAGGTGTCGAGTGGTAGCAGCTGGAAGACCGTGTACGACGGCACCAGCAGCGGTTCCACCACCGGGTTGCAGACGTTCGACATCACCGACGTCACCACGACGAAGATCCGGTACGTCGGCCACGGCTACATCCCCGAGGACGATGACGACGACCGCGGCGTGTGGAACAGCGTGACCGAGGTCCAGGTGTGGGGTGCCGGACCCAGCCACCCGCCCACAACCCCGCCGACGACGCCGCCGACGAATCATCCGGGTGGTGACGTGCCGGCGGAGGTCCTGGACCTGAAGAACTGGAAGGTGACGCTGCCGACCGGCGGCGACGAGAAGCCGACCGAGATCAAGCAGCCGGCGCTGGCGACGTACACCAATGACCCGTTGTTCAAGGTCATGGGCAACGGTGTGCAGTTCCGGGCGCCCGTGAACGGAGTGACGACGAGCGGCTCGAGCTACCCACGGTCGGAACTGCGGGAGATGACCGCCAACGGGACCCAGAACGCGGCCTGGTCGTCCACGTCGGGCACCCACACGCTGACCGTGAAGGAGGCGTTCACGAAGCTGCCGGCCGGCAAGCCGCACGTCGTCGGGGCGCAGATCCACGGCGGTGACGACGACGTGACGGTGTTCCGGCTGGAGGGCTCCAAGCTGTACGTCACCGACGGCGACAACCCGCACCACAAGCTGGTCACGTCGAGCTACACGTTGGGTACGCCGTTCGAGGCGAAGTTCGTGGTGTCCGGCGGCAAGGTGCGGGCCTACTACAACGGCGTACTGCAGACCACGCTGTCGAAGTCGCTCAGCGGTGCGTACTTCAAGGCCGGCGCCTACACGCAGGCGAATTGCGAGAACTCCTCGCCCTGCAGCAGTTCGAACTACGGCGAGGTGCAGATCTACGACCTGTTGGTCCAGCACAGCTGA